A window of the Rhizobium brockwellii genome harbors these coding sequences:
- the rho gene encoding transcription termination factor Rho — protein sequence MAEMKLQELKSKSPTDLLAFAESLEVENASTMRKQELMFAILKMLASQDVEIIGEGVVEVLQDGFGFLRSPNANYLPGPDDIYISPSQIRRFSLKTGDTVEGPIRGPKEGERYFALLKVNTINFDDPEQIRHKVHFDNLTPLYPNERFKMELDIPTTKDLSPRVIDLVAPLGKGQRGLIVAPPRTGKTVLLQNIAHSITANHPECYLIVLLIDERPEEVTDMQRSVRGEVISSTFDEPAVRHVQVAEMVIEKAKRLVEHGRDVVILLDSITRLGRAYNTVVPSSGKVLTGGVDANALQRPKRFFGAARNIEEGGSLTIIATALIDTGSRMDEVIFEEFKGTGNSEIVLDRKVADKRIFPAMDILKSGTRKEDLLVPRQDLQKIFVLRRILAPMGTTDAVEFLIDKLKQTKNNSDFFESMNT from the coding sequence ATGGCTGAAATGAAGCTTCAGGAACTTAAGAGTAAATCCCCGACGGATCTGCTGGCATTTGCCGAATCGCTCGAGGTCGAGAACGCAAGCACGATGCGCAAGCAGGAGCTGATGTTTGCGATCCTTAAGATGCTTGCCAGCCAGGATGTCGAAATCATCGGCGAAGGCGTCGTCGAAGTGCTGCAGGACGGTTTCGGCTTCCTGCGGTCGCCCAATGCGAACTACCTGCCGGGCCCGGATGATATTTATATCTCCCCGTCGCAGATCCGCCGTTTCTCGCTGAAAACCGGCGATACCGTCGAAGGTCCGATCCGTGGACCGAAGGAAGGCGAGCGCTATTTCGCGCTGCTCAAGGTCAACACCATCAATTTCGACGATCCGGAACAGATCCGGCACAAGGTCCATTTCGACAATCTGACGCCGCTCTATCCGAACGAGCGCTTCAAGATGGAACTCGATATTCCGACCACCAAGGATCTGTCGCCACGTGTGATCGACCTGGTGGCGCCGCTCGGCAAGGGCCAGCGTGGATTGATCGTCGCGCCGCCGCGTACCGGTAAAACTGTGTTGCTGCAGAACATCGCGCATTCGATCACCGCCAACCATCCGGAGTGCTATCTGATCGTCCTGCTGATCGATGAACGCCCCGAAGAAGTGACCGACATGCAGCGCTCGGTTCGCGGCGAGGTTATCTCCTCGACCTTCGACGAACCAGCCGTCCGTCACGTGCAGGTGGCCGAGATGGTCATCGAGAAAGCCAAGCGCCTTGTCGAACACGGACGCGACGTTGTCATCCTGCTCGATTCGATCACCCGCTTGGGCCGTGCCTATAACACGGTCGTTCCCTCGTCAGGCAAGGTGCTGACCGGCGGTGTGGACGCCAACGCTTTGCAGCGGCCGAAGCGCTTCTTCGGCGCGGCGCGTAACATTGAGGAAGGCGGCTCTTTGACGATCATCGCGACCGCGCTGATCGATACCGGCAGCCGCATGGACGAAGTGATCTTCGAAGAATTCAAGGGCACGGGCAACTCGGAAATCGTCCTCGATCGCAAGGTCGCCGATAAGCGCATTTTCCCGGCCATGGACATCCTGAAGTCCGGCACGCGCAAGGAGGACCTTCTCGTTCCGCGTCAGGATCTGCAGAAGATCTTCGTGCTTCGCCGCATCCTCGCTCCGATGGGCACGACCGACGCGGTCGAATTCCTGATCGACAAGCTCAAGCAGACGAAGAACAATTCCGACTTCTTCGAATCGATGAACACATAA
- the mnmE gene encoding tRNA uridine-5-carboxymethylaminomethyl(34) synthesis GTPase MnmE has product MLNDTIYALSSGGPPSGVSVVRISGPLTRDVLVRLAGSVPAARHASHRTIRTRNNEPIDSGLVLFFPAPNSFTGEDVAELQIHGSRAVLAALFHALGDIPGVRMAAEGEFSRRAFENGKLDLLEVEGLADLIGAETEMQRRLAVEHSAGGLSAIYDSWAERLTRARALIEAELDFPDEDDVPGSVSDMVWADMAKLRSDIEHHLATASAGEIIRDGFKVVIGGAPNAGKSSLLNTLARRDVAIVTEIAGTTRDVLQVDLDIDGYLIKLYDTAGLREAEDRVEIEGVRRARVALRDADLVLLLVDMTDPLIPDGLEQTSPHVTVGTKKDLIGIAEDRYDLQISTTTGDGLPELRRLIGDIIEKRFGGLSMAIPSRQRHKDSLAKCLAALDAAISQSDVNLELRTEQMRIAAEYLGRITGRVDVEQLLGVIFSEFCIGK; this is encoded by the coding sequence ATGTTGAATGATACCATATATGCGCTATCGAGCGGTGGCCCGCCGTCGGGTGTTTCGGTCGTTCGAATCAGCGGCCCGCTGACCAGAGACGTTTTGGTGAGGCTTGCCGGATCCGTCCCGGCAGCTCGGCATGCATCTCACCGAACGATTCGGACTCGTAACAATGAGCCGATCGATAGCGGCCTGGTGCTATTTTTCCCTGCTCCGAATTCGTTTACCGGCGAGGATGTTGCCGAGTTGCAGATCCACGGCAGCAGAGCCGTGCTGGCGGCGCTGTTTCACGCACTTGGGGATATTCCGGGTGTGCGGATGGCGGCCGAGGGTGAGTTCTCCCGCCGGGCTTTTGAGAACGGCAAACTTGATCTCCTCGAGGTTGAGGGTCTGGCCGACCTCATCGGCGCCGAGACTGAAATGCAGAGACGCCTTGCAGTCGAACATAGCGCAGGCGGGCTTTCCGCAATTTACGATTCGTGGGCGGAACGATTAACGCGCGCCCGGGCGCTGATCGAGGCCGAGCTTGATTTCCCGGATGAGGATGATGTTCCAGGCTCGGTATCGGATATGGTCTGGGCCGATATGGCGAAGCTTCGCAGCGATATCGAGCATCACCTGGCGACAGCTTCGGCCGGGGAGATTATCAGAGACGGCTTCAAGGTGGTCATCGGCGGCGCTCCGAATGCTGGAAAATCGAGCCTGTTGAACACTTTGGCGCGTCGCGACGTGGCAATCGTGACAGAGATCGCCGGAACCACCCGCGATGTCCTACAGGTTGATCTCGATATTGATGGATACCTGATCAAGCTCTATGACACTGCGGGGCTTCGCGAGGCGGAAGACAGGGTCGAAATAGAAGGGGTGCGGCGCGCGCGCGTGGCGCTTCGTGATGCCGATCTTGTCCTGTTGCTGGTTGATATGACGGATCCTCTGATTCCCGACGGCTTGGAGCAGACCTCTCCACATGTTACTGTCGGGACAAAGAAGGATCTCATCGGCATTGCCGAGGATCGGTACGACTTGCAGATTTCGACAACGACGGGTGACGGTCTGCCGGAATTGCGACGATTGATCGGCGACATCATCGAAAAACGTTTTGGGGGTCTGTCTATGGCAATCCCCAGCCGGCAACGGCATAAGGATTCGCTTGCGAAATGTTTAGCGGCGCTTGATGCGGCGATATCGCAGTCAGATGTGAATCTCGAACTGCGGACTGAGCAGATGCGAATTGCCGCTGAGTATTTGGGCAGAATTACTGGACGAGTCGATGTCGAGCAGTTGCTCGGCGTGATCTTCTCTGAGTTTTGTATCGGCAAATGA